One region of Pseudoalteromonas luteoviolacea genomic DNA includes:
- a CDS encoding PLP-dependent aminotransferase family protein — protein sequence MYDTEVMNFLNEISMVYPDATSLASGKPSDLYLIEKSEEFFRKSYVNYRAQQQNEKPETVELPMFQYGKAAGSIGDIISEHLLKDYNIDADSQQVLITNGGQEAMLMLAMVLAPGQDDVLLTFDPSYIGFSGAAMIAGKNIEPIEATLDGICVERVEASIREILLKGKKPVALYLNPDYNNPLGMSFTEEERLQLITLCHKYGIYILEDSPYSQFVYEGEQYASMYNLDEHSSVIHIGSFSKTLWPSLRIGYMVIPKAASQLYKNLVAAKSFVSLNTCQMAQSVVAGYLIENEYSLRPRVNKIIPHYKESLKIVVDVLATRLGNVAGFSWTEVEGGFFLALELPYEFSKEDLSRCAQENKVICMPMSFFSSQRFEHNWRRFIRISISYVHGDELKAAVIRLTDYLLDAIDRKNNKDMA from the coding sequence ATGTATGATACTGAAGTTATGAACTTCCTAAATGAAATATCTATGGTCTACCCGGATGCAACTTCTTTAGCATCTGGAAAACCATCAGACTTATACCTCATAGAAAAAAGTGAGGAATTTTTTAGAAAATCTTATGTTAATTATAGGGCTCAGCAACAAAACGAAAAACCAGAAACTGTCGAGCTGCCTATGTTCCAGTATGGTAAAGCCGCTGGTTCGATAGGTGATATAATTTCTGAACACTTACTAAAAGACTACAATATAGACGCAGATTCTCAACAAGTACTCATTACCAATGGCGGGCAAGAGGCTATGTTAATGCTCGCTATGGTGCTCGCCCCCGGGCAGGATGATGTTTTATTAACTTTTGACCCATCTTATATTGGTTTTTCAGGTGCGGCCATGATTGCGGGTAAAAATATAGAACCGATAGAAGCAACGCTTGATGGTATCTGTGTTGAACGCGTTGAAGCATCTATTCGTGAAATTTTATTGAAAGGTAAAAAACCTGTCGCGCTTTATTTGAATCCAGATTATAACAATCCGCTCGGTATGAGCTTTACCGAGGAGGAGCGCCTGCAGCTCATCACGCTATGTCACAAATATGGAATATACATACTAGAGGATAGTCCTTACAGCCAGTTTGTTTATGAAGGGGAGCAGTATGCGTCAATGTATAATCTAGATGAACATAGCTCTGTTATTCATATAGGGTCCTTCTCAAAAACACTGTGGCCTAGCCTGCGTATAGGTTACATGGTAATACCTAAAGCAGCTTCTCAATTGTATAAAAATTTAGTTGCGGCTAAATCATTCGTTAGTTTGAATACGTGCCAAATGGCACAATCTGTAGTTGCAGGATATTTAATTGAGAATGAATATTCCTTGCGCCCAAGAGTCAATAAAATTATCCCTCATTACAAAGAAAGTCTAAAGATTGTTGTCGATGTATTAGCGACTAGACTGGGAAATGTCGCAGGGTTTAGCTGGACTGAGGTTGAAGGAGGATTCTTTTTGGCTTTGGAACTTCCTTATGAGTTTAGCAAAGAAGACCTCTCTCGATGCGCTCAAGAAAATAAAGTGATTTGTATGCCTATGAGCTTTTTCTCTTCACAGCGCTTTGAGCATAATTGGCGACGATTTATTAGAATTAGTATTTCCTATGTCCATGGTGATGAACTAAAGGCCGCAGTAATACGATTGACTGATTATTTACTGGATGCTATCGATAGAAAAAATAATAAGGATATGGCATGA
- a CDS encoding Ldh family oxidoreductase — translation MTNYLKEDAIRRVVFSELSKLDMPEQDAKYLVEGLLHSSMRGIDTHGIALLPTYLEELRGGRSRTKPNLQWQQPLPCCLKLDADGANGVVAASHAMLRAIEVASVYGVAVVSVRNSNHFAAASIYTHMAAERDMIGICLSNSDALVGLENGKEPFLGTNPIAMTASGAGGELFDLDFATSQVSYSKVRRHLNEGKPIPSGWAKDAEGNDTSCTNEFHALEALGGYKGQGIGFMVQILTSVLADTPFDNQLSHLYCEPYDSPRNIAHTMVVLSPAMFDPTNGSVDGFKSRLSGLMATAREQGDGVTLPGDKERQCKSARAQSGIPVSPEFYNWFLELSETN, via the coding sequence ATGACTAACTATTTAAAAGAAGATGCTATCCGTCGGGTAGTTTTCAGTGAGCTAAGCAAATTGGATATGCCTGAACAAGATGCTAAGTATTTAGTTGAAGGTCTATTGCACAGCTCAATGCGAGGTATAGATACACACGGTATTGCGTTGTTGCCTACTTATCTTGAAGAGTTAAGAGGTGGTAGAAGCCGCACTAAGCCAAATTTACAGTGGCAGCAGCCTTTGCCGTGTTGTTTAAAACTTGATGCTGATGGCGCAAATGGTGTTGTGGCAGCAAGCCATGCGATGCTGCGTGCAATTGAAGTTGCCAGTGTTTATGGCGTTGCTGTGGTATCTGTAAGAAACTCAAACCATTTTGCAGCTGCGTCCATTTATACACATATGGCTGCAGAAAGAGACATGATAGGGATTTGTCTATCAAATAGTGATGCATTAGTCGGGTTAGAAAATGGTAAAGAACCATTTTTGGGTACTAACCCTATAGCTATGACCGCTTCGGGTGCAGGCGGTGAGCTCTTTGATCTTGATTTTGCAACCAGTCAGGTTTCTTACTCAAAGGTCAGGAGGCATTTAAATGAGGGCAAACCTATACCGTCTGGGTGGGCCAAAGACGCCGAAGGTAATGATACAAGTTGCACAAATGAGTTTCATGCTTTAGAAGCTTTAGGAGGTTATAAAGGGCAGGGGATTGGATTTATGGTACAAATTTTAACCTCCGTGCTTGCTGATACACCTTTTGACAATCAATTATCGCATCTTTACTGTGAACCTTATGACAGCCCCAGAAATATAGCGCATACAATGGTAGTGCTTTCTCCAGCGATGTTTGATCCTACAAATGGCTCAGTCGATGGATTTAAATCCAGATTGTCTGGTCTGATGGCTACAGCTCGAGAGCAAGGAGATGGAGTCACTTTACCAGGTGACAAAGAGCGCCAGTGTAAGTCTGCTCGAGCGCAATCGGGGATCCCTGTTTCTCCTGAATTTTATAATTGGTTTCTTGAGCTTAGCGAAACTAACTAA
- a CDS encoding efflux RND transporter periplasmic adaptor subunit, whose product MQANSTPVVRVGEAQQWQRGIEKPLYCHSDVPFRQQISSHVSAELTWLLPAGSRVKKGELLAKQNDFYLKRQLAQLDANGKAAHANYIYSFNEFERLSKLDEGGVVSSSELQQHKRDYQTALEQNKIYAEQYQLVKHQLNNLTHRAPADGIVLSLSGEPGQWVGEGESILEFLPAEQQEVTCRVALDLYQEFNQFENVELSLADGTELYLDRDAGLVSSQDQTINLHLKFKNNRPEKFLIGQRYVVDVSMAANNLTKVPYDALTINKNEYYVWRVGQDNKVSKVVAKIIDTDKDFSVIQADIQAGDKVVVKGKIALKDDTEVTINGQGKL is encoded by the coding sequence GTGCAAGCAAACTCAACGCCTGTAGTAAGGGTTGGCGAAGCTCAACAATGGCAGCGAGGAATAGAAAAGCCTTTGTATTGTCACTCTGACGTTCCTTTTCGTCAGCAAATTTCAAGTCACGTATCTGCTGAATTAACTTGGTTGTTACCTGCTGGTAGCCGAGTTAAAAAAGGTGAGTTATTAGCGAAACAAAATGACTTTTACCTGAAGCGTCAGCTTGCTCAACTGGATGCAAACGGTAAAGCAGCGCACGCAAATTATATTTATTCTTTCAATGAATTTGAGCGACTTAGCAAATTAGATGAAGGTGGCGTTGTCTCAAGTTCTGAATTGCAACAACACAAAAGAGATTATCAAACCGCATTAGAGCAAAATAAAATTTATGCGGAACAATACCAATTAGTTAAGCATCAGTTGAATAATCTAACACATCGGGCACCAGCTGATGGTATCGTTCTTTCATTGTCAGGGGAGCCAGGACAATGGGTTGGCGAAGGGGAAAGTATTTTAGAATTTTTGCCAGCTGAGCAGCAGGAAGTTACATGCCGTGTTGCACTAGATTTGTATCAAGAGTTTAATCAGTTTGAAAACGTGGAACTCTCATTGGCCGATGGCACAGAACTGTATTTAGACCGAGATGCAGGTTTGGTGAGTAGTCAAGATCAAACTATCAATTTACATTTGAAATTCAAAAATAATCGCCCTGAAAAATTTCTTATAGGCCAACGGTATGTCGTTGATGTGTCAATGGCAGCTAACAATTTAACCAAAGTGCCATACGACGCTTTGACAATTAACAAGAATGAGTATTACGTTTGGCGTGTTGGCCAGGACAATAAAGTGAGTAAAGTTGTTGCAAAGATCATAGACACTGATAAAGATTTTTCTGTGATTCAAGCGGATATTCAAGCCGGTGATAAAGTAGTTGTTAAAGGGAAGATCGCACTTAAAGATGATACTGAAGTCACAATTAATGGTCAGGGCAAGCTATGA
- a CDS encoding S41 family peptidase has translation MIARYLLCLSLWTLGLGKAHANDIDIAQQLQPAQAKLIVEEFAQSLEQNYVFTDTAKKIAKQLRALTFDHVQSRQGLSKKVTNIVNQYDKHLALVTRVDNEGRHSEESREPWFTELKRKNSGVRQVEVLAGNIGYLEMWGFDSVSSQAKELIDASMTLLERTDAIILDLSQNGGGDGYMIPHFASYFLSKPTLLHSYQFRNGGRFPFHSGQPLGASQLRELPLYILIGPETFSAGEAFAYVMKHLGRATVLGEPSKGGANPIRQFRLSHDYIAFVAIGTSINPITHENWEGKGVMPDINTKVEFAKSQAYLMALQQLAGKTSNPYLIKERTEAMRQLSTQLAVSNANANSNN, from the coding sequence ATGATCGCTAGATATTTATTGTGCTTGAGTTTATGGACGCTTGGTCTTGGTAAAGCACATGCTAATGATATTGACATTGCACAACAGCTACAACCAGCTCAAGCTAAATTAATTGTGGAAGAGTTTGCTCAATCTTTGGAACAAAACTATGTATTTACCGACACTGCTAAGAAAATTGCGAAGCAATTGCGCGCATTGACATTTGACCATGTGCAATCTCGACAGGGGCTTTCAAAAAAAGTCACCAATATAGTGAATCAATATGATAAACATCTAGCGTTGGTCACTCGAGTTGACAACGAAGGTCGTCACAGTGAAGAATCCAGAGAGCCTTGGTTTACTGAATTGAAGCGAAAAAACTCTGGTGTACGTCAAGTGGAAGTTTTGGCAGGAAATATTGGTTATTTAGAAATGTGGGGCTTTGATTCCGTATCTTCTCAAGCTAAGGAATTAATTGACGCCTCGATGACCTTGTTAGAGAGAACCGATGCAATCATTTTGGATTTAAGCCAAAACGGTGGAGGCGATGGGTATATGATCCCCCATTTTGCTAGTTACTTTCTATCAAAACCAACTTTATTACACTCTTACCAATTTCGAAATGGAGGTCGTTTTCCCTTCCATAGTGGTCAGCCTCTTGGGGCAAGTCAATTACGAGAGCTCCCGTTATACATATTGATTGGCCCTGAAACTTTCTCAGCTGGAGAAGCATTTGCTTATGTAATGAAACACCTAGGGCGAGCAACTGTATTAGGTGAGCCGTCGAAAGGAGGCGCAAATCCGATCAGGCAATTTAGATTATCACACGATTATATTGCGTTTGTGGCTATTGGAACCAGTATTAACCCAATCACACATGAAAACTGGGAAGGAAAAGGGGTTATGCCAGATATCAACACTAAAGTTGAATTTGCGAAGTCACAAGCTTACTTGATGGCGTTACAGCAGTTAGCTGGGAAAACTTCAAATCCATATTTGATTAAAGAGCGAACGGAGGCGATGCGCCAATTATCGACGCAGCTTGCAGTTAGCAATGCCAATGCTAACAGTAATAATTAG
- a CDS encoding VOC family protein, which produces MSQIGNYTEIDHLAIAVSSLEESICFYTEKLNFKLKCIREIEGTYTGMRSAELTSAGNFSIVLVESTHPESQVQMFVDKHNYGVQHVAFKVDNIESEREKLIEAGVDFSTDIIEGPGVKQMFTRREETSGMMYEFIQRTEQEGFLEDNIQNLFNQLEENGAY; this is translated from the coding sequence ATGTCTCAGATCGGAAATTACACAGAAATTGATCATTTAGCGATTGCAGTAAGTAGCTTGGAAGAGTCAATTTGTTTTTATACAGAAAAATTAAATTTTAAACTAAAATGCATAAGAGAAATTGAAGGTACTTACACTGGCATGCGCTCTGCAGAGCTTACCTCTGCGGGTAATTTTTCTATTGTATTAGTAGAGTCCACTCACCCTGAATCACAAGTACAAATGTTTGTAGATAAGCATAATTATGGCGTGCAGCACGTCGCGTTTAAAGTGGATAATATTGAATCAGAAAGAGAAAAGCTTATCGAAGCTGGTGTTGATTTTTCTACAGACATTATTGAAGGGCCTGGAGTAAAACAAATGTTCACTAGAAGGGAAGAAACTAGTGGAATGATGTACGAATTTATACAAAGAACAGAACAGGAAGGTTTCTTGGAAGATAATATTCAGAACTTGTTTAATCAACTTGAAGAAAATGGTGCATACTAA
- a CDS encoding aspartate aminotransferase family protein, whose product MEKNLLRSKIVCPDYNKSYPSITHGLGCYLYDTDGTEYLDASAGSCAVSLIGHGDENIVTALAEQSKKVAVLPAHYLSAEVIQGYLKSLCEFSGFGHRAWTCSSGTEAVENAMKVALQYHQINGQPERFKILGRHGSYHGNSIFNLGVGGMPMRRASYKHLISDFAKVDASYSYRFADGDPDYGIQSAESLRACIEQEGPETVAAFIAEPVVGAALGAVPAADGYFERIREICDEYGILLIVDEVMSGMGRTGRNFAIEHYNCEPDILATGKGIGGGYFPLSAFIVNKRVADAFVGNNQAFLGGHTHACTPQAAAVGQYVLDYIKEHNIVAKAEADGLYMKQQLQDLLQYDIVGDVRGVGYMIGIEFVSDKTTREPFAPELNVSANIGQRLLEQGVILYPGKGSVDGYAGDHILITPPLTLTREQIDHMCHCLAVAIEQEMDELRRAHP is encoded by the coding sequence ATGGAAAAAAACCTATTACGCTCGAAAATTGTTTGTCCCGATTATAATAAAAGCTATCCAAGCATTACCCATGGTCTCGGCTGTTATTTATACGATACCGATGGGACGGAGTACTTAGATGCTTCAGCGGGCTCTTGTGCAGTTTCACTCATAGGGCATGGCGATGAGAACATCGTGACAGCGTTGGCTGAACAGTCGAAAAAAGTTGCTGTTTTGCCTGCCCATTATTTAAGTGCCGAAGTAATACAAGGTTACTTAAAATCGCTTTGTGAATTTTCGGGTTTTGGGCACCGTGCTTGGACTTGTTCCAGTGGCACGGAAGCCGTTGAAAACGCGATGAAAGTAGCATTGCAGTACCATCAAATTAACGGTCAACCTGAGCGCTTTAAAATTCTCGGACGTCACGGTAGTTATCACGGTAATTCGATCTTTAATCTGGGTGTAGGTGGTATGCCAATGCGTCGGGCATCTTACAAGCACTTGATCAGTGACTTTGCCAAGGTGGATGCAAGCTATAGCTACCGATTTGCGGACGGAGATCCCGACTATGGCATACAATCCGCTGAATCTTTAAGGGCTTGTATTGAGCAAGAAGGACCAGAAACGGTTGCTGCTTTTATTGCTGAGCCGGTTGTTGGTGCTGCGTTGGGAGCTGTACCCGCTGCAGATGGTTATTTTGAGCGAATTCGTGAAATTTGTGATGAGTACGGCATTTTGCTGATTGTCGATGAAGTAATGAGCGGGATGGGGCGCACTGGGCGTAACTTTGCAATCGAGCACTATAACTGTGAACCTGACATATTAGCAACGGGGAAAGGTATCGGTGGTGGATACTTTCCATTGTCTGCATTTATCGTAAACAAACGCGTCGCAGATGCTTTTGTTGGCAACAACCAGGCGTTTCTTGGTGGCCATACCCATGCTTGTACTCCTCAAGCCGCTGCTGTCGGTCAGTATGTTCTGGATTATATCAAGGAGCATAATATTGTAGCTAAAGCGGAAGCGGATGGATTATATATGAAGCAGCAGTTACAAGATTTACTTCAGTATGATATCGTCGGAGACGTTCGAGGGGTCGGTTATATGATCGGCATTGAGTTCGTGAGTGATAAAACAACACGAGAACCCTTTGCACCTGAGCTTAATGTCAGTGCAAATATAGGTCAACGTTTGTTAGAACAAGGAGTAATCTTGTATCCGGGCAAGGGGTCGGTTGATGGTTATGCTGGAGATCATATTTTGATCACTCCGCCTTTAACATTGACCAGAGAGCAAATAGATCATATGTGTCATTGCTTAGCCGTTGCTATAGAACAAGAAATGGATGAACTCAGGCGTGCTCATCCTTAA
- a CDS encoding efflux RND transporter permease subunit yields MRLVEKYGSIIIAFAFLLVVLGVVAGLKLPNALLPKIDRAQIAVVTAWPGKTAAEIEQSLISPLERQLAGLSQLKNLQTNISNGQAWTTLNFHYQADMEKIYMEVLARINQVPDWPSQVAKPRVIDFSNGAGSTLASLFLYSETEKSQEDFMHAYRAYVEPAMTDIPGITNINMDNNRLAQRVDIEFDPQKLTQFSLSIAQVTRKLQGLIDRSGDSLLLGSKEYDLHFKGQMTLDELRKLPIAVTGIRVVRLGEVATVHKRFVYDWSYSTFKGNPAIYFFLQPDKDINVLETIDLIKTTLDELNEGPLSSLDLKVVMSRDNSLPIKQALLLVYGNLLLGVLLACGFLYYFIRNLRVVFLIFVSIPVCLSLVLLGMQLGGRSLNLISLAGMALSVGLLLDASIIIVENIQRLRSTGLSLLESCRQGVLQVRAALISSTLSSIVIFVPIVLMHSEVSQLFGDLAYTISSALVASILVALFLLPALSRQLLPGQTETTGKKLSEKWTMFVTAPSRSKLQGRAWLILAIPGALFVSWWMKPELDLLPNPKENIVMVYTAFDEPLSVNAAKAQIGNVIEQRIATQKELGDHPAFNIHGSFCHPGYCLLYFYPEGTWDFPTFKKWVDTEIVQDLPDARTYVYQGTLLRLALPDARTSQLDLKGLSMPELQIAGQELLAHLIKTFPGARITEVIPMRDTVARVEFKPKADTLAFLGMSQSELNQILVTLTDGAYLGQFYADGDTLPFYLKGQTPDHLEELLQTEVMIPNQGLHPLRSLVETQLSLAPSAIYRTDREVSMSINLVPANGQPVGPFIEQVKAEVSAYLAQRPDQDLFINYRGSADQLSGFLAEFLQMFLVSLLILFLLIRIALNSWSLALAVMLSMPLAILGGMLCLKIVDYFAPQNLDIVTMIGFIILMGLVINNAILLASQYRSAMVAGQSQQQAIIQSTGYRMRAIYMSTGTSVFGMLPLMLSPGDGSEIYRGLAAVIVGGMTFSALFSLGFMSALLSLPVFNKQTQSTGDSETVNEPLLENK; encoded by the coding sequence ATGAGATTAGTTGAAAAATATGGCTCGATAATCATAGCCTTTGCATTCCTACTAGTCGTATTAGGTGTTGTAGCTGGTTTAAAGCTTCCTAATGCGTTATTACCTAAAATCGACAGAGCACAAATTGCTGTAGTTACAGCTTGGCCTGGGAAAACTGCTGCTGAGATTGAGCAGAGCCTAATATCTCCTTTGGAGCGCCAACTAGCTGGTTTGAGTCAATTAAAAAACTTACAAACTAATATTTCTAACGGGCAAGCTTGGACTACCTTAAATTTCCATTATCAAGCTGATATGGAAAAAATTTATATGGAGGTTTTGGCGCGAATAAATCAAGTGCCTGACTGGCCCTCTCAGGTTGCTAAACCCAGAGTTATCGATTTTAGCAATGGCGCTGGTTCAACGCTCGCGTCTTTGTTTTTGTATTCTGAGACAGAAAAGTCACAAGAAGATTTTATGCATGCTTATCGAGCTTATGTTGAACCTGCGATGACAGATATTCCAGGTATCACTAACATTAACATGGATAATAATCGATTGGCACAACGGGTAGATATTGAATTCGATCCACAAAAACTAACTCAATTTTCCTTGAGCATAGCGCAAGTGACTCGTAAGCTACAGGGGTTGATTGACCGTTCAGGTGACAGTTTATTACTAGGTTCAAAAGAGTACGACTTGCATTTTAAAGGTCAGATGACGCTGGATGAGTTACGCAAATTGCCGATTGCGGTTACAGGCATCCGGGTTGTACGTTTAGGCGAAGTCGCGACCGTGCACAAGCGATTTGTATATGATTGGTCATACTCAACTTTTAAGGGTAATCCGGCAATTTATTTCTTCTTACAGCCAGATAAAGATATCAATGTACTAGAAACGATAGACCTCATCAAAACAACCTTAGATGAACTCAACGAGGGGCCGCTATCATCACTTGACCTTAAGGTTGTGATGAGTAGAGACAACTCACTGCCAATTAAACAAGCACTGCTATTGGTTTATGGTAATTTATTACTGGGTGTTTTACTCGCTTGCGGCTTCTTATATTATTTCATTCGCAATTTGCGCGTGGTATTTTTGATTTTTGTGAGTATTCCAGTGTGTTTGTCGTTGGTGTTGCTGGGGATGCAATTGGGTGGGCGAAGCCTAAACTTAATTTCGTTAGCAGGAATGGCGCTGTCCGTCGGGCTGCTGCTCGATGCGTCAATTATCATTGTGGAAAATATTCAGCGTTTACGGAGTACTGGGCTATCACTTTTGGAAAGCTGTCGCCAAGGTGTTTTACAAGTTCGTGCAGCATTAATTTCCTCTACTTTGTCTAGTATTGTAATTTTTGTACCTATCGTTTTAATGCACTCGGAAGTGAGCCAGTTATTTGGTGATCTCGCATATACGATTTCTAGTGCTTTAGTCGCCTCAATTTTGGTTGCACTGTTTCTATTACCAGCTTTATCGCGGCAGCTATTGCCTGGTCAGACAGAGACGACTGGTAAAAAATTGTCTGAAAAATGGACGATGTTTGTCACGGCACCATCTCGATCTAAGCTTCAAGGGCGTGCGTGGTTAATATTAGCAATTCCTGGCGCTTTGTTTGTCAGTTGGTGGATGAAACCTGAATTAGACTTGTTGCCTAATCCAAAAGAAAATATTGTTATGGTGTATACCGCTTTTGATGAGCCGCTTTCTGTCAATGCCGCTAAAGCACAAATAGGTAATGTAATAGAACAGCGTATTGCCACTCAAAAAGAACTTGGTGATCATCCTGCTTTCAATATTCACGGCTCTTTTTGTCATCCTGGCTACTGCTTGCTTTATTTTTACCCTGAGGGTACTTGGGACTTTCCTACTTTTAAGAAGTGGGTAGATACTGAAATAGTCCAAGACTTACCTGATGCGAGAACATATGTTTATCAAGGTACTTTACTTCGCTTAGCGCTGCCAGACGCGAGAACAAGTCAGCTCGATTTGAAAGGGCTGAGTATGCCAGAGTTACAAATTGCGGGACAAGAACTGCTCGCTCATTTAATCAAGACCTTCCCAGGTGCGCGGATCACCGAAGTTATTCCAATGCGTGATACAGTGGCTAGAGTAGAGTTTAAACCTAAAGCGGATACACTTGCTTTTCTGGGGATGTCTCAATCTGAGTTGAATCAGATTTTAGTAACTCTAACAGACGGCGCTTACCTCGGTCAGTTTTACGCGGACGGTGATACTTTGCCTTTCTATTTAAAAGGTCAAACCCCAGATCACCTTGAAGAGCTATTGCAAACTGAAGTGATGATACCAAATCAAGGGTTACATCCGCTGCGCTCTTTGGTTGAAACTCAGCTAAGCTTGGCGCCAAGCGCTATATACCGTACTGATCGTGAAGTAAGTATGTCGATTAACTTGGTGCCAGCCAATGGCCAACCAGTAGGTCCTTTTATTGAGCAAGTTAAAGCCGAGGTTTCAGCTTATTTAGCACAACGGCCAGATCAAGACTTATTTATAAATTATCGTGGTAGTGCAGATCAGTTGAGTGGCTTTTTAGCTGAGTTCTTGCAAATGTTCTTAGTTTCATTACTGATATTATTTTTATTGATACGGATCGCGCTTAACTCTTGGTCTTTAGCGTTAGCTGTTATGTTGTCGATGCCATTGGCTATATTAGGCGGCATGCTTTGTTTGAAAATTGTCGACTATTTTGCGCCGCAAAATTTGGATATTGTAACTATGATTGGCTTTATTATCTTAATGGGCTTAGTCATAAACAATGCCATTCTACTTGCGAGTCAATATCGTTCTGCGATGGTTGCCGGACAAAGTCAACAGCAAGCGATTATTCAGTCTACGGGTTATCGAATGCGAGCTATCTATATGAGTACGGGGACAAGTGTTTTCGGTATGTTGCCACTCATGCTCAGCCCTGGTGACGGTTCGGAGATATATCGTGGTCTGGCCGCTGTGATCGTGGGGGGTATGACGTTCAGTGCCTTGTTTAGTTTGGGCTTTATGTCCGCTTTGCTGTCCTTACCTGTATTCAATAAACAGACTCAATCAACGGGTGATTCTGAAACAGTAAATGAACCTTTGTTAGAAAATAAATAA